Proteins encoded within one genomic window of Streptomyces sp. NBC_00523:
- a CDS encoding bifunctional glycosyltransferase/CDP-glycerol:glycerophosphate glycerophosphotransferase: protein MPRFSIVVPVFKVQGYLHACLDSVLGQSFRDIEVIAVDDCSPDACGAIIDEYAARDARVKAVHLPENVGLGRARNAGLEHARGDYVLFLDSDDSYTPGLLQALADRLDAAGDLDILVFDHVRTHWYGKGPRSQTADLVARAGTDVFRIQDRPEFIELFLVAWNKAFRREFFLQEGFQYAPGLYEDAPVSHLAMVTAERIGCLDRVGVEYRQRRHGAITKTPGRKHFDIFGQYEGLFAALAERPGLAWAHSLLFERAMDHMLFVLKRPDRVQAADRKDFFALTADFYAKHLPAGFTPPGGAVGASLRALAKRSFATYRATELAVRARRKGPKKVRRITAKAGERAAERLYGVHRRRPLDPHLAVYSSYGGGLPSCNPLAVHEKAKELAPEVRGVWLVRAELAREVPEGIDYVVPGSGRYWEVMARATYFVSNGDFPDGIVKRPGQVYAQTHHGTPLKRMGLDRKSYPAAARNLDFGRLLERVDQWDLSVSANPHSTAQWERVYPGTFESLATGYPRNDRFCTASAEDVAAARARLGIAPGRTAVLYAPTHRDYRKEWTPPFDPARLAASLGEDFVLLVRPHPLDSRSPRLGELAGQDGVIDVSRHPSVEELCLAADVLVSDYSSVIFDYANLDRPIVIHADDWETYNQVRGVTFDLLSGLPGDTPGPVTATEDELVEVFRSGRWRDAQSAALRAAFRERFCPYDDGHAAERVVRRLFLSEEGPAPVPLARRTPAPRP from the coding sequence ATGCCCCGATTCAGCATTGTCGTCCCTGTGTTCAAGGTGCAGGGGTATCTGCACGCGTGCCTGGATTCGGTGCTGGGGCAGTCGTTCCGGGACATCGAGGTGATCGCGGTCGACGACTGCTCGCCGGACGCCTGCGGGGCGATCATCGACGAGTACGCCGCCCGCGACGCGCGCGTCAAGGCGGTGCACCTGCCCGAGAACGTGGGCCTGGGGCGGGCGCGCAACGCCGGGCTGGAGCACGCGCGGGGCGACTACGTCCTCTTCCTGGACAGCGACGACTCCTACACCCCCGGCCTGCTCCAGGCGCTCGCGGACCGGCTCGACGCGGCGGGTGACCTGGACATCCTCGTCTTCGACCATGTGCGCACCCACTGGTACGGCAAGGGTCCGCGCAGCCAGACCGCGGACCTGGTCGCGCGGGCGGGCACGGACGTCTTCCGCATCCAGGACCGGCCCGAGTTCATCGAGCTGTTCCTGGTGGCCTGGAACAAGGCGTTCCGCCGGGAGTTCTTCCTGCAGGAGGGCTTCCAGTACGCGCCCGGCCTGTACGAGGACGCGCCCGTCTCCCATCTGGCGATGGTCACGGCCGAGCGCATCGGCTGCCTGGACCGGGTCGGCGTCGAGTACCGCCAGCGCCGCCACGGCGCGATCACCAAGACGCCGGGCCGCAAGCACTTCGACATCTTCGGGCAGTACGAGGGGCTGTTCGCGGCGCTCGCCGAGCGCCCCGGACTGGCCTGGGCGCACAGCCTGCTGTTCGAACGCGCCATGGACCACATGCTGTTCGTGCTGAAGCGCCCCGACCGGGTGCAGGCCGCCGACCGCAAGGACTTCTTCGCCCTCACCGCGGACTTCTACGCGAAGCACCTCCCGGCCGGGTTCACGCCGCCGGGCGGGGCGGTCGGGGCCTCCCTGCGCGCCCTGGCCAAGCGGTCGTTCGCCACCTACCGGGCGACCGAGCTCGCCGTCCGGGCCAGGCGGAAGGGCCCGAAGAAGGTCCGGAGGATCACGGCGAAGGCGGGCGAGCGGGCGGCCGAGCGCCTGTACGGCGTGCACCGCAGGCGCCCGCTGGACCCGCACCTCGCCGTCTACTCCTCGTACGGGGGCGGACTGCCCTCCTGCAACCCGCTGGCCGTCCACGAGAAGGCGAAGGAGCTGGCCCCGGAGGTGCGCGGGGTGTGGCTGGTGCGCGCGGAACTCGCCCGCGAGGTGCCCGAGGGCATCGACTACGTCGTGCCCGGGTCGGGCCGCTACTGGGAGGTGATGGCCCGCGCCACGTACTTCGTGAGCAACGGCGACTTCCCGGACGGCATCGTCAAGCGCCCGGGCCAGGTCTACGCGCAGACGCACCACGGCACGCCGCTCAAGCGCATGGGCCTGGACCGGAAGTCCTATCCCGCCGCCGCCCGGAACCTGGACTTCGGCCGGCTCCTGGAGCGGGTGGACCAGTGGGACCTGAGCGTGTCCGCCAACCCGCACTCGACGGCCCAGTGGGAGCGTGTCTACCCCGGCACCTTCGAGTCCCTGGCCACGGGCTATCCGCGCAACGACCGCTTCTGCACGGCGAGCGCGGAGGACGTCGCCGCCGCCCGGGCCCGGCTCGGCATCGCCCCCGGCAGGACGGCCGTGCTGTACGCGCCGACCCACCGGGACTACCGCAAGGAGTGGACGCCGCCCTTCGACCCGGCCCGGCTGGCCGCATCGCTGGGCGAGGACTTCGTCCTGCTGGTCCGGCCGCACCCGCTCGACAGCCGGAGCCCGCGCCTGGGCGAACTCGCCGGGCAGGACGGCGTCATCGACGTCTCCCGCCACCCCTCGGTCGAGGAGCTGTGCCTGGCCGCGGACGTGCTCGTCTCGGACTACTCGTCCGTGATCTTCGACTACGCCAATCTCGACCGCCCCATCGTCATCCACGCCGACGACTGGGAGACGTACAACCAGGTCCGCGGGGTCACCTTCGACCTGCTCTCCGGCCTTCCCGGCGACACCCCGGGGCCGGTCACGGCCACCGAGGACGAGCTCGTCGAGGTCTTCCGCAGCGGCCGCTGGCGCGACGCCCAGTCGGCCGCGCTGCGGGCCGCGTTCCGGGAGCGCTTCTGCCCGTACGACGACGGCCACGCCGCCGAACGCGTCGTCCGCCGCCTCTTCCTCTCCGAGGAGGGCCCGGCCCCGGTCCCGCTCGCGCGGCGCACCCCGGCCCCCAGGCCCTAA